From the Stigmatella erecta genome, one window contains:
- a CDS encoding protein-glutamate methylesterase/protein-glutamine glutaminase, whose amino-acid sequence MTPIRILVADDSAVARRQICQMLGTDPSLEVVAVAATGRITLEKVEEVRPDILVLDLAMPDMNGLEVLKVLRNKAPHLPVVMFSAMTERAGPFTLDALALGASDYVTKPSASAPDGAPLELVQGQLISKIKILHARNLQAHGPVKRPRPIESPVPLAKPSRVTAVVIGASTGGPNMLTEVLTSLPPSFPVPILIAQHMPPVFTRLFAERLDTLCRIRVQEARTGEVLRPGHVWIAPGDFHLGLIRDGAAVRLLTHQGPPENSCRPAADVLFRSAASILGSGVLAVVMTGMGQDGTKGSQEVHEAGGQILVQDPETCVVGGMPRAVMRSGIAHQVVPLKGLGSELLRRATRGSPLGFDVPGSTKF is encoded by the coding sequence ATGACGCCCATCCGCATCCTCGTGGCGGATGACTCCGCGGTGGCCCGGCGGCAGATCTGCCAGATGCTCGGCACGGATCCTTCCCTGGAAGTGGTCGCGGTCGCGGCCACGGGCCGCATCACCCTGGAGAAGGTGGAGGAAGTCCGCCCGGACATCCTCGTGCTGGATCTGGCCATGCCGGACATGAACGGGCTGGAGGTGCTCAAGGTGCTGCGCAACAAGGCACCGCACCTGCCGGTGGTGATGTTCAGCGCGATGACGGAACGGGCGGGCCCCTTCACCCTGGATGCGCTCGCGCTGGGGGCCAGCGACTACGTCACCAAGCCCTCGGCCAGCGCTCCGGATGGGGCGCCCCTGGAGCTCGTCCAGGGCCAGCTCATCTCGAAGATCAAGATCCTGCACGCGCGCAACCTCCAGGCGCATGGCCCCGTGAAGCGGCCCCGCCCCATCGAATCCCCGGTGCCCCTCGCCAAGCCCTCGCGCGTCACGGCGGTGGTGATTGGCGCCTCCACGGGCGGCCCCAACATGCTGACGGAGGTGCTCACGTCCCTGCCGCCCAGCTTCCCGGTGCCCATCCTCATCGCCCAGCACATGCCCCCGGTCTTCACCCGGCTCTTCGCCGAGCGGCTGGACACGCTGTGCCGGATCCGCGTCCAGGAGGCCCGCACGGGCGAGGTGCTGCGCCCGGGCCACGTGTGGATCGCCCCGGGGGACTTCCACCTGGGGCTCATCCGGGATGGGGCCGCGGTGCGGCTGTTGACCCACCAGGGCCCGCCGGAGAACTCCTGCCGGCCCGCGGCCGACGTGCTCTTCCGCTCCGCCGCGTCCATCCTGGGCTCGGGCGTGCTGGCCGTGGTGATGACCGGCATGGGGCAGGACGGGACCAAGGGCAGTCAGGAGGTCCACGAGGCGGGAGGGCAGATCCTCGTTCAGGATCCCGAGACGTGCGTCGTGGGAGGCATGCCCCGGGCGGTGATGCGCTCGGGCATCGCGCACCAGGTGGTTCCGCTGAAGGGCCTGGGCAGCGAGCTCCTCCGCCGCGCCACCCGCGGCAGCCCGCTGGGCTTCGACGTTCCCGGAAGCACCAAGTTCTAG
- a CDS encoding TerC family protein encodes MEAIQVPTWGWIAFGALVLGLLSIDLVAHRGHHATSQRSAIAWSIGWILFGLGFGVFVWAMYGAEPAHEYLGAWLIEKSLSLDNLFVFLVIFRSLSIPELEQRRVLFWGIFGALVFRALFIFAGVEALERWHAVVYVFGAILLFTAIRVAREDPLKQKESKMVGWLSRRLPVTSKLEGTHFVVRHGGKLLATPMLVALITIEFTDVAFALDSVPAALSVSRDPFIVYTSNVFAILGLRALYIALAHIITQLRYLHYGLAAVLAFAGLKMVIPHSWVHVSPLMSVLIIVACIGTSVVASLVWKRRHPQRTLNPPPSTPARAH; translated from the coding sequence ATGGAAGCGATCCAGGTGCCGACGTGGGGATGGATAGCGTTCGGGGCGCTCGTCCTCGGGCTGCTCAGCATCGACCTGGTGGCCCACCGGGGGCACCACGCCACCTCGCAGCGCAGTGCCATCGCCTGGAGCATCGGGTGGATCCTCTTCGGCCTGGGCTTCGGGGTGTTCGTCTGGGCGATGTATGGCGCCGAGCCTGCCCATGAGTACCTGGGCGCCTGGCTCATCGAGAAGAGCCTGAGCCTGGACAACCTCTTCGTCTTCCTCGTCATCTTCCGGAGCCTGAGCATCCCCGAACTCGAACAGCGGCGGGTGCTGTTCTGGGGCATCTTCGGGGCGCTGGTGTTCCGGGCCCTCTTCATCTTCGCGGGCGTGGAGGCGCTGGAGCGCTGGCATGCCGTCGTCTACGTCTTCGGCGCCATCCTGCTCTTCACCGCCATCCGCGTTGCCCGCGAGGATCCGCTCAAGCAGAAGGAGAGCAAGATGGTGGGCTGGCTGTCGCGCCGGCTGCCGGTGACGTCCAAGCTGGAGGGCACCCACTTCGTGGTCCGGCACGGCGGCAAGCTCCTGGCGACCCCCATGCTCGTGGCGCTCATCACCATCGAGTTCACCGACGTGGCGTTCGCCCTCGACTCCGTGCCCGCCGCGCTGTCGGTGAGCCGCGATCCCTTCATCGTCTACACCTCGAACGTCTTCGCCATCCTCGGCCTGCGCGCCCTGTACATCGCCCTGGCGCACATCATCACCCAGCTGCGCTACCTGCACTATGGCCTGGCCGCGGTCCTGGCCTTCGCGGGCCTGAAGATGGTCATCCCGCACAGCTGGGTCCATGTGTCGCCGCTGATGTCGGTCCTCATCATCGTCGCGTGTATTGGCACCTCGGTCGTGGCCAGCCTCGTGTGGAAGCGCCGGCACCCCCAGCGCACGCTGAATCCGCCCCCGAGCACGCCTGCGCGCGCCCACTAG
- a CDS encoding ATP-binding protein: MDHTDMGNKLSGGACGMCWGLTYVIARQGDRAQARICDCSVTCSVCGGRGHMLVEREETFSKKVGARKYEVLAPCACTLRTRRVARYNEVGLPGVVAHANFDNYRSAKPEQDRARSVAMQFSHQFDKKGPNTGFILSGPVGTGKTHLLAATLAHLVLEVGMQARYVEISLLYATIRRGFQDGKSGGEIIGPLSEVEVLAIDELGKGRGSPFEMETLDELIARRYNANRTTLFATNYSLEPERKSVRAANGYHSTEDTKSTLRGNELLNERVGERIYSRLCEMCTFVELPKDTPDRRRTRQEMESRTPQPAVAGRSGR, encoded by the coding sequence ATGGATCACACCGACATGGGCAACAAATTGAGCGGTGGCGCGTGCGGGATGTGCTGGGGTTTGACCTATGTCATCGCCCGGCAGGGAGACCGGGCCCAGGCGCGGATCTGCGACTGCTCGGTGACGTGCTCCGTCTGCGGCGGCCGGGGCCACATGCTCGTCGAGCGCGAGGAGACCTTCAGCAAGAAGGTGGGCGCGCGCAAGTACGAGGTGCTGGCGCCGTGCGCGTGCACGCTGCGGACGCGGCGGGTGGCGCGCTACAACGAGGTGGGCCTGCCCGGCGTGGTGGCCCACGCGAACTTCGACAACTACCGCTCCGCCAAGCCCGAGCAGGACCGGGCCCGGAGCGTGGCCATGCAGTTCTCCCACCAGTTCGACAAGAAGGGGCCCAACACGGGCTTCATCCTGAGCGGCCCGGTCGGCACGGGCAAAACCCACCTGCTGGCGGCCACCCTGGCGCACCTGGTGCTCGAGGTGGGGATGCAGGCCCGCTACGTGGAGATCTCCCTGCTCTACGCCACCATCCGGCGGGGCTTCCAGGACGGCAAGAGCGGCGGCGAAATCATCGGCCCGCTCTCCGAGGTGGAGGTGCTGGCCATCGACGAGCTGGGCAAGGGGCGCGGCAGCCCGTTCGAGATGGAGACGCTCGATGAGCTGATCGCCCGGCGCTACAACGCCAACCGCACCACCCTCTTCGCGACGAACTACTCGCTGGAGCCGGAGCGCAAGAGCGTGCGCGCGGCCAACGGCTACCACTCCACCGAGGACACGAAGAGCACGCTGCGCGGCAACGAGCTGCTCAACGAACGGGTGGGAGAGCGCATCTACAGCCGGTTGTGCGAGATGTGCACCTTCGTGGAGCTGCCCAAGGACACCCCCGATCGCCGCCGGACCCGCCAGGAGATGGAGTCGCGGACCCCTCAGCCCGCGGTGGCGGGGCGCTCCGGCCGCTGA
- a CDS encoding Hpt domain-containing protein has protein sequence MGTKDDEVLQEFLQESRDNLAPFEEGLPRLEGEPPSPQLLMDLYRYIHNVKGACGFLRFGGLETLARAGEELLELARQQRLVLAPGHRAALGALAQTLRQGLERIEATGSEAGADDAELLSRLRKLQEGASPAAPASARAPAPQGRS, from the coding sequence ATGGGGACCAAGGACGACGAAGTTCTGCAGGAGTTCCTTCAGGAGAGCCGGGACAACCTCGCTCCGTTCGAGGAGGGTTTGCCGCGCCTGGAGGGCGAGCCCCCTTCCCCGCAGCTGCTCATGGACCTTTACCGCTACATCCACAACGTGAAGGGCGCGTGCGGCTTCCTGCGGTTCGGCGGGCTGGAGACCCTGGCCCGCGCGGGCGAGGAGCTGCTCGAGCTGGCGCGCCAGCAGCGGCTGGTCCTGGCCCCTGGCCACCGGGCCGCCCTGGGCGCGCTGGCGCAAACCCTCCGCCAGGGGCTGGAGCGGATTGAGGCCACCGGCTCCGAGGCCGGGGCAGACGACGCGGAGCTGCTCTCGCGGCTGCGGAAGTTGCAGGAGGGAGCCTCCCCGGCGGCCCCGGCCTCCGCGCGCGCCCCAGCGCCCCAGGGGCGGTCATGA
- a CDS encoding aspartate kinase, which yields MPIVVQKYGGSSVADVEKLRKVAQRVKAKREAGYQLVVVVSAMGDTTDELLTLAKQVSPDPPRRELDMLLTCGERISMALLSMALQEQGVPAISFTGSQSGIITNDAHSQARIVEVRPYRILDELGRGKVVIVAGYQGVSFKKEVTTLGRGGSDTTAVALAAALEAEACEIYSDVDGIFSADPRVVPDALKLEALSYDEMQELASAGAKVLNAQAVEFAKAKGIVILARTAHGQGTGTAIQELAATPDVRVKGVTAEQEMAVLSADSAQVKLPELLEFLDARGVRGRALSFDGLLGREARTYIAVPLQDVHGLEVVRKDLAVRFGEAVSLQEALGTVTCVGAGINADWMHLRRALLAAEETGARVHAIHTSPLQLSLLVEKACLKRLTARLHREFLGA from the coding sequence ATGCCCATCGTGGTCCAGAAGTACGGCGGCTCGTCGGTCGCCGATGTGGAGAAGCTGCGCAAGGTGGCCCAGCGGGTGAAGGCCAAGCGCGAGGCGGGCTACCAGCTCGTGGTGGTGGTGTCGGCCATGGGGGACACCACGGACGAACTGCTGACGCTGGCCAAGCAGGTCTCCCCGGATCCCCCCCGGCGCGAGCTGGACATGCTGCTGACGTGTGGGGAGCGCATCTCCATGGCGCTCCTGTCCATGGCGCTCCAGGAGCAGGGCGTGCCCGCCATCAGCTTCACCGGCAGCCAGAGCGGCATCATCACCAACGACGCGCACTCCCAGGCGCGCATCGTCGAGGTGCGGCCCTACCGCATCCTCGATGAGCTGGGGCGCGGCAAGGTCGTCATCGTCGCGGGCTACCAGGGCGTCTCCTTCAAGAAGGAGGTGACGACGCTGGGGCGCGGCGGCTCGGACACCACGGCGGTGGCGCTGGCGGCGGCGCTGGAGGCCGAGGCGTGCGAAATATACTCCGACGTGGACGGCATCTTCTCGGCGGATCCCCGCGTGGTGCCGGACGCGCTCAAGCTGGAGGCGCTCTCCTATGACGAGATGCAGGAGCTGGCGAGCGCGGGGGCCAAGGTGCTCAACGCCCAGGCGGTGGAGTTCGCCAAGGCCAAGGGCATCGTCATCCTGGCGCGCACCGCGCACGGCCAGGGCACGGGGACGGCCATTCAGGAGCTGGCGGCCACGCCCGATGTGCGCGTCAAGGGCGTGACGGCGGAGCAGGAGATGGCGGTGCTCTCGGCGGACTCGGCGCAGGTGAAGCTGCCCGAGTTGCTCGAATTCCTGGATGCGCGCGGGGTGCGCGGGCGGGCGCTGAGCTTCGATGGCCTGCTGGGACGGGAGGCGCGCACCTACATCGCGGTACCGCTCCAGGACGTGCACGGGCTGGAGGTGGTGCGGAAGGACCTGGCCGTGCGCTTCGGCGAGGCCGTGTCCCTTCAGGAGGCGCTGGGCACCGTCACCTGTGTGGGCGCGGGCATCAACGCGGACTGGATGCACCTGCGCCGGGCGCTGCTGGCCGCCGAGGAGACGGGAGCCCGGGTTCATGCCATCCACACCTCGCCCCTGCAGCTCTCGTTGCTGGTGGAGAAGGCGTGCTTGAAGCGCCTCACGGCCCGGCTGCACCGGGAGTTTCTCGGGGCGTGA
- a CDS encoding N,N-dimethylformamidase beta subunit family domain-containing protein — MTQGWRWGGTAAAVMCLMVGLASCQEGGTQPSPAPPDSRSDTPPLEGSPPPAAPGEGNGGTPEPPLPPAYDAAAIQKENQRLGARDWRITRNANNGEIEGYPLVTTVTPGQRVPVAVNVSEPRTFRWFVYRLGHYGGLGAREVARGGPVPGTPQPPCPVEEATGAVACQWAPTLELETKADWVRGVYVVKLVREDNYQRYVPFFVRDERPRSEVVALIPTATWAAYNTWGGTSLYDDKLGVMKKKYGVSRAFQVSYDRPYYRGQGTGHLMLDDVGLIQWLESQGLDVGYVTNEDLDASGDFLRAAKVLFLSGHDEYWTSTLRDRADQAVAEGRSLINLGANQAYWHVRLEPSKDGRPRRLVTCYKGDSREPVGARSPLRTVKFRDAPLSRPENALFGVMFNSRWHQFAFPTVITHPEHWALEGTGLQKGDTLWMTNGYEQDAIVQNGQTPPGVEVLADSPSLSLQGAFGFSQMVVRRQGSAWIFSSGGIDFVQVLAGAQAADPRGARIVANVLYRALGRPVPGNLVSFRPREPVAPRGPFASRVLTVAGQAGMRGNIDGPDGMAQMGAPVAVAVLPAGGWVVADALANSVKRISSLGEVRTVLTGLNGPLGLAADTWGNVYVADSENHCIRRISPDGTATVLAGMLMEPGQTDGLAQAARFNQPAGLAFTPGGDLLVADLGNGVIRRVELATPGNPVTTVSADKWMYRPSAVASAADGTLYVVETGMARVLEIRQGVVSVIAGSTAGYADGAPASSQLLPYLGIAVLKDGSVAVADPGNYRIRRILFTAGGKPSEVTTLAGTGRFGSRDGEGRAADFVLPAGLAVGPDGTLYVADAGNALLRAVMP; from the coding sequence ATGACGCAGGGGTGGCGGTGGGGCGGAACGGCGGCGGCGGTGATGTGCCTCATGGTGGGGCTGGCCAGCTGCCAGGAGGGGGGGACACAGCCCTCTCCAGCTCCCCCGGACAGCCGGAGTGACACGCCCCCGCTGGAGGGCTCACCGCCCCCCGCGGCCCCAGGAGAGGGGAATGGCGGCACCCCGGAGCCGCCCCTGCCCCCCGCGTATGACGCGGCCGCCATCCAGAAGGAGAACCAGCGGCTGGGGGCCCGGGACTGGCGCATCACGCGCAACGCCAACAACGGAGAGATTGAAGGCTACCCGCTCGTCACCACGGTGACGCCCGGGCAGCGCGTGCCCGTGGCGGTCAACGTGTCCGAGCCGCGCACCTTCCGGTGGTTCGTCTACCGGCTCGGCCATTACGGCGGCCTGGGGGCGCGGGAAGTCGCCCGGGGGGGCCCCGTTCCGGGCACCCCGCAGCCACCCTGCCCGGTGGAGGAGGCCACGGGCGCGGTGGCCTGTCAGTGGGCGCCCACGCTCGAGCTTGAAACGAAGGCGGACTGGGTGCGGGGCGTGTACGTGGTGAAGCTGGTCCGGGAGGACAATTACCAGCGCTACGTGCCGTTCTTCGTGAGGGACGAGCGCCCCCGCTCGGAGGTGGTGGCGTTGATCCCCACGGCCACGTGGGCGGCGTACAACACCTGGGGGGGCACGAGCCTCTACGACGACAAGCTCGGGGTGATGAAGAAGAAGTACGGCGTCAGCCGTGCGTTCCAGGTCTCCTATGACCGGCCGTACTACCGGGGGCAGGGGACCGGGCACCTGATGCTGGATGACGTGGGCCTCATCCAGTGGCTGGAGTCCCAGGGCCTGGACGTGGGCTACGTCACCAACGAGGACCTCGATGCGAGCGGCGACTTCCTGCGCGCGGCCAAGGTCCTGTTCCTGTCCGGACACGACGAGTACTGGACGAGCACGCTCCGGGACCGGGCGGATCAGGCCGTGGCGGAAGGCCGCTCGCTCATCAACCTCGGCGCGAACCAGGCCTACTGGCACGTGCGGCTGGAGCCGTCGAAGGACGGCCGGCCGCGGCGCCTCGTCACCTGTTACAAGGGCGACTCGCGCGAGCCGGTGGGGGCCCGGAGCCCGCTGCGCACCGTGAAGTTCCGCGATGCGCCGCTGTCCCGGCCGGAGAACGCGCTGTTCGGCGTGATGTTCAACAGCCGCTGGCACCAGTTCGCCTTCCCGACGGTCATCACCCACCCGGAGCACTGGGCGCTGGAGGGAACGGGCCTCCAGAAGGGCGATACCCTCTGGATGACGAACGGCTACGAGCAGGATGCCATCGTCCAGAACGGCCAGACGCCTCCGGGCGTGGAAGTCCTCGCCGATTCACCCTCCCTGTCCCTGCAGGGGGCCTTTGGTTTCAGCCAGATGGTGGTGCGGCGGCAGGGGAGCGCGTGGATCTTCTCCTCGGGAGGCATCGACTTCGTGCAGGTGCTGGCGGGGGCGCAGGCCGCGGATCCCCGGGGGGCCCGCATCGTGGCCAACGTGCTCTACCGCGCGCTGGGCCGCCCGGTGCCCGGGAACCTGGTGTCCTTCCGTCCGCGTGAGCCCGTGGCGCCCCGGGGCCCCTTCGCGAGCCGCGTCCTCACCGTGGCCGGCCAGGCCGGGATGCGGGGAAACATCGATGGCCCGGATGGGATGGCACAGATGGGGGCCCCGGTCGCCGTGGCGGTGCTGCCCGCGGGCGGATGGGTGGTGGCCGATGCGCTCGCCAACTCCGTCAAGCGCATCTCTTCCCTGGGCGAGGTCCGCACGGTGCTCACCGGCCTCAACGGGCCCCTGGGCCTCGCCGCCGATACCTGGGGCAATGTCTACGTGGCGGACTCGGAGAACCACTGCATCCGCCGCATCTCCCCCGATGGGACGGCGACGGTGCTCGCGGGCATGCTCATGGAGCCTGGCCAGACGGATGGCTTGGCCCAGGCGGCGCGCTTCAACCAGCCCGCCGGGCTGGCCTTCACGCCGGGCGGTGATTTGCTGGTGGCGGATCTGGGCAACGGCGTCATCCGCCGGGTGGAGCTCGCCACCCCGGGAAACCCGGTGACGACGGTGTCGGCGGACAAGTGGATGTACCGCCCGTCGGCGGTGGCGTCGGCGGCGGACGGGACGCTCTACGTCGTCGAGACGGGCATGGCGCGCGTGCTGGAGATCCGCCAGGGGGTGGTCTCCGTCATCGCGGGCTCCACGGCGGGCTACGCGGACGGTGCCCCGGCCTCGTCCCAGCTCCTGCCCTACCTGGGCATCGCCGTGCTGAAGGACGGCTCGGTGGCGGTGGCGGACCCGGGCAACTACCGCATCCGGCGCATCCTCTTCACCGCCGGCGGCAAGCCCTCCGAGGTGACCACCCTGGCGGGCACGGGCCGCTTTGGCTCACGGGATGGGGAAGGCCGGGCCGCGGACTTCGTCCTGCCCGCGGGCCTGGCGGTGGGCCCGGACGGGACGCTCTACGTGGCGGACGCGGGCAATGCGCTGCTGCGGGCCGTGATGCCGTGA
- a CDS encoding tetratricopeptide repeat protein, whose protein sequence is MGRTLLVCLVLLASVANAQGKKTPREADLGKKSATTVDKSLAGDITRKKEEEKAAPALQYDQFRLGVETQVASKRREQIESLKKIIALSADQAEAPSLLFRLGELYWEESKHFEFEANRKDDDLIQAMNRNDAAGQQRAKAEKAELIARSKEYGKHAMEQYTKIVQEYPTFERSDEVLFFLGNFLMEDGQDRKALVAYKRLVEKFPQSKFLPDVYLAFGEYYFNNSKGKRTELEKALEAYRRAAEFTESQAYAFAIYKQGWCYFNMGEYAKAKDKFKTVVLYGELAGASAIEKDGGKSGKNTLVREARTDYVRTYARDGDVMQARDDFSKVATKPDDRYAMMRQLANLYYGDGKDREAAITYNALIKEKPLSPESPGFQAKIVDCVLRMGNKDRTVAQVRRLVKITKEVEASGIIKEDKDKRLLADANELAERTLSNLAVTWHNEAKKTRDEETFRYADSIYGDYLTLFPENPKAYDMRFFWAELLNDHLHNYEKASLNYTLVVLQDAKLLEAKDDKGNPKPGKPGKWLNNAAYNAVLAYDEVVKAAEQKGTLKDPATGDSKKKIEIPEPRKGLLEACERYLKYVVKAEKRVEINFKAANIYYRYNHFDEAVARFSDIALNQPDYKFDTGERAGEVAANLVLDSYNLQKDYAKVNEWARKFYANDKLAVGKFREDLSKLIEQSSFALVAQLEEKKQFSKAAEAYLAFVKDFPETTIADQALYNASVDFFKAKMLDRAIEVRQNLISQYPRSRFVPDSIYANAEALEAIGDFSQAADTYELYVKGYERSLAEKGAGKAKPAKNAKKGAADDKTAAPQKWEESKAQIALFNAATYREGLGQYKQALRNRERYLETWPKAKDAEQIYLSIVSLHGKNGAYGKAMKMLEDYEKDNLRSPSKVLAAEGLIVDIFENKLKRAKDTKRLYDRIFEYYDKLPSRMQKSLEKTALSPVARAQFLSVEPDWREYLRLKFSWGRPASPERFKASIADKGRALDVVQKKYVQTVSFGAPESAICALHRIGLAYHEFADKINNAPMPPGIDAETEQALRDEFSNQATPLRDKATEAFATAVGKSQELDFFNDCSRESLKMLRTTYRPDQYPEVHEERVSLKKGAELALGGDVLVAIQDVPPPAVEDEPAQQARTEELREDLADLTKKLREQTATDVSARPAGAQDGSAPKNASADDEEPEDFL, encoded by the coding sequence ATGGGCCGCACGCTCCTCGTCTGCCTCGTGCTCCTGGCATCGGTTGCAAATGCTCAGGGGAAGAAGACGCCTCGTGAAGCCGACCTCGGCAAGAAGTCGGCCACCACGGTGGATAAATCGCTCGCAGGCGACATCACCCGGAAGAAGGAAGAGGAGAAGGCCGCGCCGGCCCTCCAATACGATCAGTTCCGCCTGGGCGTGGAGACGCAGGTCGCCTCCAAGCGCCGCGAGCAGATCGAATCCCTGAAGAAGATCATCGCCCTGTCGGCGGATCAGGCCGAGGCCCCGAGCCTTCTGTTCCGCCTGGGCGAACTCTACTGGGAAGAGTCGAAGCACTTCGAGTTCGAGGCGAACCGGAAGGACGACGATCTCATCCAGGCCATGAACCGCAACGATGCGGCGGGCCAGCAGCGTGCCAAGGCGGAGAAGGCGGAGCTGATCGCCCGCTCCAAGGAGTACGGCAAGCACGCGATGGAGCAGTACACGAAGATCGTCCAGGAGTACCCCACCTTCGAGCGCAGCGACGAGGTGCTCTTCTTCCTGGGCAACTTCCTGATGGAGGACGGCCAGGACCGCAAGGCGCTGGTGGCCTACAAGCGCCTGGTGGAGAAGTTCCCCCAGTCCAAGTTCCTGCCGGACGTGTACCTGGCCTTCGGCGAGTACTACTTCAACAACTCCAAGGGCAAGCGCACCGAGCTGGAGAAGGCCCTGGAGGCCTACCGGCGCGCCGCGGAGTTCACCGAGAGCCAGGCCTACGCCTTCGCCATCTACAAGCAGGGCTGGTGCTACTTCAACATGGGCGAGTACGCCAAGGCGAAGGACAAGTTCAAGACGGTGGTGCTCTACGGCGAGCTGGCCGGCGCGAGCGCCATCGAGAAGGACGGCGGCAAGAGCGGCAAGAACACGCTCGTGCGCGAGGCCCGCACGGACTACGTGCGCACCTACGCGCGCGATGGCGACGTGATGCAGGCCCGCGACGACTTCAGCAAGGTGGCCACCAAGCCGGATGACCGCTACGCGATGATGCGCCAGCTGGCCAACCTCTATTACGGCGATGGCAAGGACCGCGAGGCGGCCATCACCTACAACGCCCTCATCAAGGAGAAGCCGCTGTCGCCCGAGTCGCCGGGCTTCCAGGCGAAGATCGTCGACTGCGTGCTGCGCATGGGCAACAAGGACCGCACCGTGGCCCAGGTGCGCCGCCTGGTGAAGATCACCAAGGAAGTGGAGGCCTCCGGCATCATCAAGGAGGACAAGGACAAGCGGCTGCTGGCCGACGCGAACGAGCTGGCCGAGCGCACCCTGTCGAACCTCGCCGTCACCTGGCACAACGAGGCGAAGAAGACGCGCGACGAGGAGACGTTCCGGTACGCGGACTCCATCTACGGCGACTACCTCACGCTCTTCCCGGAGAACCCCAAGGCGTACGACATGCGCTTCTTCTGGGCGGAGTTGCTCAACGATCACCTGCACAACTACGAGAAGGCCTCGCTCAACTACACCCTCGTCGTCCTCCAGGACGCCAAGCTGCTGGAGGCCAAGGATGACAAGGGCAACCCCAAGCCCGGCAAGCCCGGCAAGTGGCTGAACAACGCCGCCTACAACGCGGTGCTCGCCTACGACGAGGTCGTCAAGGCCGCCGAGCAGAAGGGCACGCTCAAGGATCCGGCCACCGGGGACAGCAAGAAGAAGATCGAGATCCCCGAGCCGCGCAAGGGCCTGCTCGAGGCGTGTGAGCGCTACCTCAAGTACGTGGTCAAGGCCGAGAAGCGGGTGGAGATCAACTTCAAGGCCGCCAACATCTACTACCGCTACAACCACTTCGACGAGGCGGTGGCCCGCTTCAGCGACATCGCGCTCAACCAGCCGGACTACAAGTTCGACACCGGCGAGCGCGCCGGCGAGGTGGCCGCCAACCTGGTGCTCGACTCGTACAACCTCCAGAAGGACTACGCGAAGGTGAACGAGTGGGCGCGGAAGTTCTACGCCAACGACAAGCTGGCGGTGGGCAAGTTCCGCGAGGACCTCTCCAAGCTCATCGAGCAGTCCTCGTTCGCGCTGGTGGCCCAGCTCGAGGAGAAGAAGCAGTTCTCCAAGGCGGCCGAGGCCTACCTGGCCTTCGTGAAGGACTTCCCCGAGACGACCATCGCGGATCAGGCGCTCTACAACGCCTCGGTGGACTTCTTCAAAGCGAAGATGCTCGACCGGGCCATCGAGGTCCGCCAGAACCTCATCTCCCAGTACCCGCGCTCGCGCTTCGTGCCGGACTCCATCTACGCGAACGCCGAGGCGCTGGAGGCCATCGGTGACTTCTCGCAGGCCGCCGACACGTACGAGCTGTACGTGAAGGGCTACGAGCGCAGCCTGGCCGAGAAAGGCGCGGGCAAGGCCAAGCCGGCCAAGAACGCGAAGAAGGGCGCCGCGGACGACAAGACGGCCGCCCCCCAGAAGTGGGAGGAGAGCAAGGCGCAGATCGCCCTGTTCAACGCCGCCACCTACCGCGAGGGTCTGGGCCAGTACAAGCAGGCGCTGCGCAACCGCGAGCGCTACCTGGAGACGTGGCCCAAGGCGAAGGACGCCGAGCAGATCTACCTGTCCATCGTGTCCCTGCACGGCAAGAACGGCGCCTACGGCAAGGCGATGAAGATGCTGGAGGACTACGAGAAGGACAACCTGCGCTCGCCCAGCAAGGTGCTGGCGGCCGAGGGCCTCATCGTCGACATCTTCGAGAACAAGCTGAAGCGGGCCAAGGACACCAAGCGCCTCTACGACCGCATCTTCGAGTACTACGACAAGCTGCCCAGCCGCATGCAGAAGAGCCTGGAGAAGACGGCCCTGTCGCCCGTGGCGCGCGCCCAGTTCCTGAGCGTGGAGCCGGACTGGCGGGAGTACCTGCGCCTGAAGTTCTCCTGGGGCCGGCCCGCCAGCCCCGAGCGCTTCAAGGCCTCCATCGCCGACAAGGGCCGCGCGCTGGACGTGGTGCAGAAGAAGTACGTGCAGACGGTGTCCTTCGGCGCCCCCGAGTCCGCCATCTGCGCGCTGCACCGGATCGGCCTCGCCTACCACGAGTTCGCCGACAAGATTAACAACGCGCCCATGCCCCCGGGCATCGACGCGGAGACCGAGCAGGCGCTGCGCGACGAGTTCTCCAACCAGGCCACGCCGCTGCGCGACAAGGCCACCGAGGCCTTCGCCACCGCGGTGGGCAAGAGCCAGGAGCTAGACTTCTTCAACG